In the genome of Bryobacteraceae bacterium, one region contains:
- the fliM gene encoding flagellar motor switch protein FliM, whose translation MALDRVLTQEEIDSVFRGRQKHHDEDPEVKAQPYDFRRPDRIAKDQLRAIHMLHENYARSLASSLSAYLRAYVIVNLVSVEQLSFMEFTQCLPSPTVISALAMHPYDGSAVMELNPTLVFPIVEILLGGTGRGSTVQLDREVTEIEQSIIEGVYRIILRDMQEAWEPITHFDFEVQATETEPQMLQLLAPNEAVVAISMEIRIGDAAGMMNIGIPSIIIKMLRQKFDQQWSLRKTESSAAEQCRIGRLIGGAQVYLDVRLEGPTVTTQDLLALEPGDLLKLDYPVEKQLHLEINGTRKYLGHIVDNGRKRCFHLETLIRKNEENPESEPRLIGAATATGA comes from the coding sequence GTGGCACTCGATCGCGTTCTCACCCAGGAGGAGATCGACAGTGTCTTCCGTGGCCGCCAGAAGCACCACGACGAAGACCCGGAAGTAAAGGCGCAGCCCTACGACTTCCGTCGTCCGGACCGGATCGCGAAGGATCAGCTCCGGGCGATCCACATGCTGCACGAAAACTACGCCCGCAGCCTTGCAAGTAGCTTATCGGCCTACCTGCGCGCCTACGTGATCGTAAATCTGGTTTCCGTTGAGCAGCTTTCGTTCATGGAATTCACGCAGTGCCTGCCGTCGCCGACGGTGATTTCGGCGCTGGCGATGCACCCCTACGACGGCAGCGCGGTCATGGAATTGAACCCGACGCTCGTGTTCCCGATCGTCGAAATCCTCCTCGGCGGTACAGGGCGCGGGTCCACGGTGCAGCTTGACCGCGAGGTGACGGAAATCGAGCAGAGCATCATCGAGGGAGTGTACCGGATCATCCTGCGCGACATGCAGGAGGCCTGGGAGCCGATCACGCACTTCGACTTCGAGGTGCAGGCCACCGAGACCGAACCGCAAATGCTCCAGTTGTTGGCTCCGAACGAGGCCGTGGTGGCGATCAGCATGGAGATCCGGATCGGCGATGCGGCGGGGATGATGAACATCGGGATCCCCTCGATCATCATCAAGATGCTGCGGCAGAAGTTCGATCAGCAATGGTCGCTGCGGAAGACCGAGTCCTCGGCGGCCGAACAGTGCCGGATCGGCCGGTTGATCGGCGGCGCTCAGGTGTACTTGGATGTACGGCTCGAGGGGCCCACCGTCACCACCCAGGATTTGCTGGCGCTGGAACCAGGCGATTTGCTCAAGCTCGACTATCCGGTGGAGAAGCAGCTTCACCTGGAGATCAACGGCACGCGCAAATACCTCGGCCACATCGTGGACAACGGCCGCAAGCGGTGCTTTCACCTGGAAACGCTCATTCGCAAGAACGAGGAAAATCCGGAGAGCGAGCCCCGGCTGATCGGGGCGGCCACCGCAACCGGAGCCTAG
- a CDS encoding amidohydrolase family protein: MRIDCAAQLVDRSRFAHAWLDCAPEPLQRDFTIGALSAILSRNRFAGAVIVALLDHPPETDWLLRLAAEHPAMLAVMGYTDDPRDLDRWMTHPRFRGVRRRWSPGSAPWLAEVAGRGLRCDLEVEPGDIQRVEPLAGMALAHTGGAGFRPEGFEAWARAIEKWPGMVKADALISGFGEGEWTGEAMRPWIGHLVRTLGPERVMYGSDWPRCMRSGIWKESLAAFTQGHGALAMEVRSLLLGENAARHYGIGGGSE, from the coding sequence ATGCGAATCGATTGTGCCGCACAGTTGGTGGACCGGAGCCGGTTCGCCCATGCCTGGCTCGACTGCGCGCCGGAGCCTCTCCAACGCGATTTCACCATCGGAGCGCTCTCGGCGATCCTCAGCCGGAACCGCTTCGCGGGCGCGGTGATCGTCGCGCTTCTCGACCACCCGCCGGAAACCGACTGGCTCCTCCGTCTCGCCGCGGAGCACCCGGCGATGCTCGCCGTCATGGGCTACACGGACGACCCTCGCGATCTGGATCGCTGGATGACACACCCGCGCTTCCGGGGCGTACGGCGCCGCTGGAGCCCGGGGTCCGCGCCATGGCTCGCCGAGGTGGCCGGGCGCGGATTGCGGTGCGATCTCGAGGTCGAGCCGGGCGACATTCAGCGAGTGGAGCCGCTCGCCGGCATGGCGCTTGCACACACCGGCGGCGCCGGGTTCCGTCCCGAAGGGTTCGAAGCGTGGGCGCGCGCGATAGAAAAGTGGCCGGGAATGGTGAAGGCAGACGCCCTTATCTCCGGTTTCGGAGAAGGCGAATGGACCGGCGAGGCCATGCGTCCCTGGATCGGTCACCTCGTGCGGACGCTCGGGCCGGAGCGGGTGATGTACGGCTCGGATTGGCCGCGATGCATGCGGTCCGGGATTTGGAAGGAGTCACTCGCGGCGTTTACGCAAGGGCACGGGGCGCTGGCGATGGAGGTGCGGTCCCTCCTGCTAGGCGAAAACGCGGCGCGGCACTACGGGATCGGCGGCGGGTCCGAGTGA
- a CDS encoding Rrf2 family transcriptional regulator, whose product MKLSAQEEYGIRCLLHLARVPAGQSMTIPEISQAEGLSVPNVAKLMRLLRMGGLVQSERGQSGGYMLSRPPAEIAVLEALNILGGQFFSAQFCERHAGRQEVCAHSIDCSLRVLWNTIETSMREVLGKTSLKDLLCSEAEMTQWLAARNGNSGGLTHIHSDPPPIP is encoded by the coding sequence GTGAAGTTGAGCGCGCAAGAGGAATACGGCATTCGCTGCCTGCTGCATTTGGCGCGCGTACCCGCGGGGCAGTCCATGACGATCCCCGAGATCAGCCAAGCCGAGGGCCTGTCGGTTCCCAACGTCGCCAAGCTGATGCGGCTGCTGCGGATGGGTGGGCTCGTCCAAAGCGAACGGGGCCAATCCGGCGGCTACATGCTGTCGCGTCCGCCCGCGGAGATTGCCGTTCTCGAAGCGCTCAATATCCTCGGCGGCCAATTCTTCTCCGCGCAGTTCTGCGAGCGCCACGCCGGCCGGCAGGAGGTTTGCGCCCACTCCATCGATTGCTCACTGCGAGTTCTCTGGAACACCATCGAGACTTCGATGCGCGAAGTTCTCGGCAAGACTTCTCTGAAGGATCTGCTTTGCTCCGAGGCGGAGATGACGCAGTGGCTCGCCGCCCGCAACGGCAACTCCGGCGGTCTCACTCACATTCACTCGGACCCGCCGCCGATCCCGTAG
- a CDS encoding tetratricopeptide repeat protein produces the protein MKPALRFAAALLVALAVHGETNVDPAFPLLEKAFERLQQRDYDAAVEWFRRAAERSPDRADIRKNLAYTLMKTGETESARDELDRARRLDPADRHLALEYAFLCHETGKSREARLVFDSFRNDADPDVKATAARAFANIDGPLAEGIARWSMVVERDPANFSAHEELGRLAAKRSEWALAAKHLDAAWRLRSDDRALLVLLGEALAESGRGAESVAALLAASRGSEARAAEHARAMLPGRYPFVYEFRQAIALDPHNLGLRRELAYLLLEMADRTGAEAEFGAIVAAEPGDLLSAAQLGFLLLQRGEAERGRSLLERVVNAPEADDELADRVRSVLGLPKTLRKRPETPKRAVVAEAREMARRSYEAGYLRDALKYLSIAHETDPVDFSVMLGLARTRNMLHDDDEALRWFEMASYSPDPSVSGEALRAVSNLRPALKRVRTTVWTLPFFSSRWNSGFTYGQVKTEFRIGRMRPYVSMRVVGDTRGAVGGSAFPQYLSETALIPGMGIATRAHRGVMAWAEAGLAVSYLNRRDGRKRAIPDYRGGVSFSRGWGRMMGAQSPGFFFENHEDAVWVSRFNNTLLFYSQNKTGYTFSPAEDASIQLYWNANVTADAKRQYWANFADTGPGVRIHLAAMPPGMYVSVDVLRGAHLTNTDNPRRPNYFDFRAGVWYAFTR, from the coding sequence GTGAAGCCCGCCTTGAGATTCGCCGCCGCCCTGCTTGTGGCGCTCGCCGTTCACGGGGAGACGAACGTGGACCCGGCATTCCCGTTGCTTGAAAAGGCTTTCGAACGGCTCCAACAACGCGACTACGATGCCGCGGTGGAGTGGTTCCGCCGCGCCGCGGAGCGGTCGCCCGACCGCGCCGATATCCGCAAGAATCTGGCCTACACACTAATGAAGACCGGTGAAACGGAATCTGCCCGCGACGAATTGGACCGGGCACGCCGCCTGGACCCGGCCGATCGCCATCTCGCTCTGGAATATGCATTCCTTTGCCACGAAACGGGTAAGTCGCGCGAGGCGCGGTTGGTCTTCGATTCCTTCCGTAACGACGCGGACCCGGACGTGAAGGCCACGGCGGCGCGGGCGTTCGCCAACATCGACGGGCCGCTGGCGGAAGGCATCGCGCGCTGGTCAATGGTGGTGGAGCGCGATCCGGCGAACTTCAGCGCACACGAGGAACTGGGCCGCCTGGCGGCGAAACGCAGCGAGTGGGCGCTGGCGGCGAAGCATCTCGACGCGGCGTGGCGGCTGCGGTCCGATGACCGCGCGCTGTTGGTGCTGCTCGGCGAAGCGCTGGCCGAATCAGGCCGGGGCGCGGAGTCAGTGGCGGCGCTGCTGGCGGCGTCCCGGGGTTCGGAGGCTCGCGCCGCCGAGCACGCGCGCGCGATGCTGCCCGGCCGCTATCCGTTCGTTTATGAGTTCCGGCAGGCGATCGCGCTCGACCCGCACAACCTCGGTCTGCGGCGTGAACTCGCGTACCTGCTGCTCGAGATGGCGGATCGCACGGGCGCCGAGGCCGAGTTCGGCGCCATCGTCGCCGCCGAACCGGGCGATCTGCTCTCGGCCGCCCAGCTTGGTTTCCTGCTGCTGCAACGCGGCGAGGCGGAACGCGGGCGGTCTCTGCTCGAACGCGTGGTGAACGCTCCGGAGGCCGACGACGAACTCGCCGACCGCGTCCGTTCCGTGCTCGGGCTCCCCAAGACGCTTCGCAAACGGCCGGAAACGCCGAAGCGCGCCGTGGTGGCGGAGGCGCGGGAAATGGCGCGCCGGAGCTACGAAGCCGGCTATCTGAGAGACGCGCTGAAGTATCTTTCGATCGCGCATGAGACCGATCCCGTCGACTTCTCCGTCATGCTCGGCCTCGCGCGCACCAGAAACATGCTGCACGACGACGACGAAGCGCTCCGATGGTTCGAGATGGCGAGCTACAGTCCGGACCCATCGGTTTCGGGCGAGGCTCTGCGCGCCGTCTCTAATCTGCGTCCGGCGCTGAAGCGCGTGCGGACCACGGTGTGGACGCTGCCGTTCTTTTCTTCGCGCTGGAACAGCGGCTTCACCTACGGCCAGGTGAAAACCGAGTTCCGCATCGGGCGCATGAGACCCTATGTGTCGATGCGGGTAGTGGGCGATACGCGCGGGGCGGTGGGCGGATCCGCGTTTCCGCAATACCTGTCCGAAACCGCGTTGATCCCCGGAATGGGCATCGCCACTCGAGCCCATCGCGGCGTGATGGCCTGGGCGGAGGCGGGGCTCGCCGTGAGCTATCTCAACCGGCGCGACGGGCGGAAGCGCGCCATTCCGGACTATCGCGGCGGCGTTTCCTTCTCACGCGGCTGGGGCCGGATGATGGGGGCGCAATCTCCGGGGTTCTTCTTCGAAAATCACGAGGACGCCGTTTGGGTAAGCCGCTTCAACAACACTCTCCTCTTCTACTCACAGAACAAGACCGGCTACACGTTCTCGCCGGCCGAAGACGCGAGCATCCAGCTCTACTGGAATGCGAACGTCACCGCCGATGCGAAGCGGCAGTATTGGGCGAACTTCGCCGATACGGGCCCGGGGGTGCGTATTCACCTGGCAGCGATGCCGCCGGGAATGTATGTGTCGGTGGATGTGCTCCGCGGGGCGCATCTGACCAATACGGACAATCCGCGGCGGCCGAACTACTTCGATTTCCGGGCGGGGGTCTGGTATGCGTTCACTCGTTAG
- a CDS encoding acyl-CoA dehydrogenase family protein: MAAFRGVDYLLIDSQLSEQELLVRATARRFVDEQVMPVIRGAWNDGRFPAALVREMGALGFLGANLDGYGCAGMSSVEYGLLMQELERGDSGVRSFCSVQGALVMYPILTFGSEAQKERWLPRLQSGEAVGCFGLTEPGFGSNPSGMTARAERNGTGWVLNGEKTWITNGSAADVAVVWARTPEGIQGFLVERGTAGFTASDIHGKLSMRASVTSSLAFRDCKLPAEAALPGAKGLRAALACLTQARYGIGWGVIGAAMDCYETARQYSIDRKQFDNKPIASHQLVQEKLAAMITEITKAQLLALHCGRLKDGGKLEPFHVSMLKRNNVDMALDCARLSRDLLGANGIMDEYPLMRHMCNLETVKTYEGTDHVHALVIGERVTGIAAYR, encoded by the coding sequence ATGGCCGCCTTCCGGGGTGTCGACTATTTGCTCATTGACTCGCAGCTATCCGAACAGGAACTGCTGGTGCGCGCCACAGCACGGCGATTTGTGGACGAACAGGTAATGCCCGTGATCCGCGGCGCCTGGAACGACGGCCGCTTTCCGGCCGCGCTCGTTCGCGAAATGGGGGCGCTGGGCTTCTTGGGCGCCAATCTCGACGGCTACGGCTGCGCGGGTATGTCCAGCGTCGAGTACGGGTTGTTGATGCAGGAACTCGAACGCGGAGATTCCGGCGTGCGATCCTTCTGCTCGGTGCAGGGCGCGCTAGTGATGTACCCGATCCTCACCTTCGGGAGCGAGGCGCAGAAGGAACGCTGGCTGCCGCGCCTGCAATCGGGCGAGGCCGTGGGCTGCTTCGGCCTCACTGAGCCCGGGTTCGGATCGAACCCTTCCGGCATGACCGCACGCGCCGAACGCAACGGCACGGGCTGGGTGCTCAATGGCGAGAAGACGTGGATCACCAACGGTTCGGCCGCCGACGTCGCCGTCGTTTGGGCGCGCACGCCGGAGGGCATCCAGGGATTTCTCGTCGAACGCGGCACGGCCGGATTCACCGCCAGCGACATCCACGGCAAGCTATCCATGCGCGCCTCGGTGACATCGAGCCTCGCCTTCCGAGACTGCAAACTGCCTGCCGAAGCCGCCCTCCCCGGCGCCAAGGGGCTCCGTGCGGCGCTCGCCTGCCTCACGCAGGCCCGCTACGGCATCGGCTGGGGCGTCATCGGCGCCGCCATGGACTGCTACGAAACCGCCCGCCAGTACTCCATCGATCGCAAGCAGTTCGACAACAAGCCGATCGCCTCGCACCAGTTGGTGCAGGAGAAGCTGGCCGCGATGATCACCGAAATCACGAAGGCGCAGTTGCTCGCACTGCATTGCGGCCGGCTCAAGGACGGAGGGAAACTCGAGCCGTTCCACGTCTCCATGCTCAAGCGCAACAACGTCGACATGGCGCTCGATTGCGCGCGCCTCTCGCGTGATCTGTTGGGCGCGAACGGCATCATGGACGAGTATCCGCTCATGCGGCACATGTGCAATCTCGAAACGGTGAAGACCTACGAGGGCACCGATCATGTTCACGCGCTGGTGATCGGTGAACGGGTTACCGGGATTGCGGCGTACCGCTAA
- a CDS encoding L-2-amino-thiazoline-4-carboxylic acid hydrolase, which produces MNYRRHFESEFRRRYPRAARELAEETESRYEAIAPEVSFARTSSNPIDRRLDFCAYFLAAIQSLEARGETFDSIREYCLAVTHASVSPANAWQAWKKRLPAALMRTPLVRLIAHVMRAKGGSKGHDDGFLIRVITAPEETNGLGYGFDIVECGICKLFDRHCAGRYVTILCEVDELTSALAGLELVRGGTIARGASVCDFRFRLRSRVSGTPQSR; this is translated from the coding sequence ATGAACTACCGGCGGCACTTCGAAAGCGAGTTTCGTCGGCGCTATCCCCGCGCGGCGCGGGAGTTGGCGGAGGAAACCGAATCGCGCTATGAGGCGATCGCGCCGGAGGTCAGCTTCGCGCGTACTTCGTCAAATCCGATCGACCGGCGGCTCGACTTCTGCGCCTACTTCCTGGCCGCGATCCAATCGCTCGAAGCGCGGGGCGAAACCTTCGATTCGATTCGGGAATACTGCCTCGCGGTTACCCATGCCAGCGTCAGCCCCGCCAATGCCTGGCAGGCGTGGAAGAAACGGCTGCCGGCCGCATTGATGCGGACACCGCTGGTTCGGCTGATCGCGCACGTGATGCGGGCCAAGGGCGGCAGCAAGGGGCACGACGACGGATTTCTGATCCGCGTGATTACCGCGCCGGAAGAAACCAACGGCCTCGGCTATGGCTTCGACATTGTCGAGTGCGGCATTTGCAAGCTGTTCGACAGGCATTGCGCAGGGCGCTACGTGACGATTCTGTGCGAGGTGGACGAGCTGACGTCAGCGCTCGCCGGGCTGGAACTCGTTCGCGGCGGCACGATCGCCCGCGGCGCTTCCGTCTGCGATTTCCGGTTCCGCCTACGTTCGCGCGTTAGCGGTACGCCGCAATCCCGGTAA
- a CDS encoding GNAT family N-acetyltransferase: MTIRKASPSDAAALVAILEGIARERVHTAIDRPWPPDAQRVYIESFSPREAIHVAEAPEGIAAYQILDLWAKPILSMSHVGQIGTYVTLQWRRRGLGEALFERTCAFARGHGYEKFVIQVRSTNVGGLGFYTKLGFRECGRLARQVRIDGVADDEVLLEYFLE, from the coding sequence ATGACGATTCGAAAAGCGAGTCCCTCTGACGCGGCGGCGTTGGTGGCCATTCTCGAGGGCATTGCCCGCGAGCGGGTCCATACGGCGATCGACCGGCCGTGGCCGCCTGATGCGCAGCGGGTGTACATAGAGAGCTTCTCGCCGCGCGAGGCGATTCACGTGGCCGAGGCGCCGGAAGGTATCGCGGCGTACCAGATTCTCGACCTGTGGGCCAAGCCGATTCTCTCGATGTCGCACGTGGGGCAGATCGGGACCTATGTCACGCTACAGTGGCGCCGGCGCGGGCTTGGCGAAGCACTGTTTGAGCGGACGTGCGCCTTCGCGCGCGGGCACGGCTACGAAAAATTCGTGATCCAGGTGCGCTCGACCAACGTGGGCGGCCTGGGCTTCTACACGAAGCTGGGGTTCCGGGAGTGCGGGCGGCTCGCGCGCCAGGTTCGCATCGACGGCGTCGCCGACGACGAAGTGCTGCTCGAATACTTCCTCGAATGA
- the dinB gene encoding DNA polymerase IV: MRTPVIFHLDMDAFFASVEELADPALKGKAVVVGGRSDQRGVVSAASYEARKFGVHSAMPLRTAYKLCPHAIFVDGHPHLYREYSGRVHEILTGFTPTVEMASIDEAYLDFTGTERLHGPPLRAAHRLHESIKHSTGLNCSIGISTARLVAKVCSDQAKPNGILYVMPGHEARFLAPLEVRKIPGVGKVTEKNLHTLGIRRVGDLATLEEDFLAERFGKWGLALAGKSRGLDAGGWFDTPIGEGGDPKSISHEHTYGEDTADRTVLDRSLARLTEMVCRRLREHGLYARTVQLKLRYTDFSTFTRAHTIDTATQVDTEILAEIRSLFARNWTGKPIRLLGVHVSGFSRTEDQMSLLAHEQTERWSRALKAADAIRDKFGEASVGLAGSLGGRFRERVHENPVGLPGKRPKKKNDDSKSESL, translated from the coding sequence ATGCGCACGCCGGTCATCTTCCATCTCGACATGGATGCGTTCTTCGCATCGGTGGAGGAACTGGCCGACCCTGCGTTGAAGGGCAAGGCGGTCGTCGTCGGCGGCCGGTCCGATCAACGCGGCGTGGTATCGGCGGCGTCATATGAAGCGCGCAAGTTCGGCGTGCATTCGGCCATGCCGCTGCGCACGGCCTACAAGCTGTGCCCGCACGCGATCTTCGTCGACGGCCATCCGCATCTCTACCGCGAGTACTCGGGGCGCGTGCATGAAATCCTGACCGGGTTCACGCCCACCGTCGAGATGGCGTCGATCGACGAAGCGTATCTCGATTTCACCGGCACTGAGCGCCTGCATGGGCCGCCTCTGCGCGCCGCCCATCGCCTGCATGAATCGATCAAGCACTCCACTGGCCTGAACTGCTCAATCGGCATCTCAACCGCCCGGCTGGTCGCGAAAGTCTGCTCGGACCAAGCCAAGCCGAACGGCATCCTCTACGTGATGCCCGGCCATGAGGCGCGATTCCTGGCGCCGCTCGAGGTTCGCAAGATACCCGGAGTGGGCAAGGTGACCGAAAAGAATCTGCACACCCTCGGCATCCGCCGGGTGGGCGACCTCGCCACGCTCGAGGAAGACTTCCTCGCCGAGCGCTTCGGCAAGTGGGGACTGGCGCTGGCGGGCAAATCGCGCGGGCTCGACGCGGGCGGCTGGTTCGACACTCCGATCGGCGAGGGCGGCGACCCGAAGTCGATCAGCCACGAACACACCTACGGCGAGGACACGGCGGACCGCACGGTGCTGGACCGGTCGCTCGCGCGGCTCACCGAGATGGTCTGCCGGCGGCTTCGTGAGCACGGCCTCTACGCGCGCACCGTGCAGTTGAAGCTGCGCTACACGGACTTCTCCACTTTCACCCGCGCACACACCATCGATACGGCTACCCAGGTGGACACCGAGATCCTCGCTGAGATCCGGAGCCTGTTCGCACGGAACTGGACGGGGAAGCCGATCCGGCTGCTGGGCGTTCACGTATCCGGATTCTCGCGCACCGAAGACCAGATGAGCCTGCTGGCGCACGAGCAGACGGAGCGCTGGAGCCGCGCGCTCAAGGCCGCGGACGCCATTCGCGACAAATTCGGCGAAGCCTCCGTTGGGCTGGCCGGGTCGCTCGGCGGGCGCTTCCGCGAGCGCGTGCATGAGAACCCGGTGGGGCTGCCGGGCAAGCGCCCCAAGAAGAAGAATGACGATTCGAAAAGCGAGTCCCTCTGA
- the prmC gene encoding peptide chain release factor N(5)-glutamine methyltransferase — MLTLQQALQQGSKLLEDGAIAAPRLTAEVLLCHALGEQRPYLYAHATDPLTEVAWIHYGRYLHQRLEGRPTQYITRTQEFYGRPFRVSPDVLIPRPETEHVIETALARVADLPAGAPARAVDVGCGSGAIGVTWQLETGMATFATDISAPAIGVARGNAANLGAGVGFAVCDLAAALAPASFPLILSNPPYIPEPEGPHLQREVRDWEPHVALFGGPTGVEIYVRLIAEAARVLVPGGRLVMEIGYQARDRVLAMLGDTLWREAEVVHDLAGWPRVIAAWRR; from the coding sequence ATGCTCACTCTACAACAGGCTCTCCAGCAGGGCTCCAAGCTTCTTGAAGACGGCGCGATCGCCGCGCCCAGACTCACCGCCGAAGTCCTGTTGTGCCACGCGCTCGGCGAGCAGCGCCCGTACCTCTACGCCCACGCGACGGACCCGCTCACCGAAGTCGCCTGGATCCACTACGGCCGCTACCTGCATCAACGCCTCGAAGGCCGTCCGACGCAGTACATCACCCGCACCCAGGAATTCTACGGGCGTCCGTTCCGCGTCTCGCCCGATGTCCTGATTCCGCGGCCGGAGACCGAACACGTCATCGAAACGGCGCTGGCGCGAGTGGCGGACCTCCCGGCGGGCGCGCCGGCCCGCGCCGTCGACGTCGGCTGCGGCTCCGGCGCCATCGGCGTCACCTGGCAGCTCGAGACCGGAATGGCGACATTCGCCACCGACATCTCCGCGCCGGCGATTGGCGTGGCGAGGGGCAACGCGGCGAACCTCGGAGCGGGCGTCGGTTTCGCCGTCTGCGACCTCGCCGCCGCCCTGGCGCCGGCTTCGTTCCCGCTGATACTCTCGAACCCTCCCTACATCCCCGAGCCGGAGGGCCCGCACCTGCAGCGCGAAGTGCGCGATTGGGAACCGCACGTGGCGCTGTTTGGTGGACCCACGGGCGTCGAGATCTACGTTCGGCTCATTGCCGAGGCGGCGCGCGTGCTCGTGCCGGGTGGGCGGCTGGTGATGGAAATCGGCTACCAGGCGCGCGACCGTGTGCTCGCGATGCTGGGCGACACGCTGTGGCGCGAAGCCGAAGTCGTCCACGATCTCGCCGGCTGGCCGCGCGTGATCGCGGCCTGGCGGAGATAA
- a CDS encoding glycosyltransferase family 87 protein — MTAAKTRAGSSRLTQWVTYGICVAIGAILFTVWAMPNWKRTVNGENDFLQLYAGAKLVRTPDLYNTEASRRIHTQVTSDGNWYPSVYYTRLPWYALALSPLGKLPYLTAYAIWVWGNIAIFAAFLYLYVRQYLDGIMFASLSVPMLVNFTNGQDAGLVTALCGFGMLLSARGRDFEAGLLMSLASIKFHVLILAPVAVILHRRWALLRGASVGAAVLLVLSAIADGWDWPRRFLAVVSNPELHPGPDHMVTLRNLAWVVSGGDNRPFELALSALVAVLYAWLAWRIRDFRIAFGLAIPAGLLVCHHAYSQDLLLLLLSLFLFVLARASSWLRGVTIVAVLPPAVFMLFSGFPYSTAVPLLLLSILLAAAAKDAHSTTGSPAGLQAS, encoded by the coding sequence ATGACCGCGGCGAAGACCCGGGCCGGATCCAGCCGGCTGACCCAATGGGTCACCTACGGGATTTGTGTCGCCATCGGCGCGATCCTGTTCACGGTATGGGCGATGCCCAATTGGAAGCGCACCGTCAACGGCGAGAACGACTTTCTCCAGCTCTACGCCGGGGCGAAGCTTGTCCGCACGCCGGATCTGTACAACACCGAAGCGTCGCGCCGCATCCACACGCAAGTCACATCGGACGGTAACTGGTACCCGTCGGTCTACTACACGCGGCTGCCCTGGTACGCCCTCGCGCTGAGCCCGCTCGGGAAGCTTCCGTATCTCACGGCATACGCGATCTGGGTGTGGGGCAACATCGCGATCTTCGCCGCGTTCCTCTACCTCTACGTTCGTCAGTACCTGGACGGCATCATGTTCGCGAGCCTTTCCGTGCCCATGCTCGTCAACTTCACCAACGGGCAGGACGCGGGTCTGGTGACGGCGCTGTGCGGCTTCGGGATGCTGCTCAGCGCACGGGGCCGCGATTTCGAAGCCGGGCTGCTGATGAGCCTCGCCTCGATCAAGTTCCACGTGCTGATCCTGGCGCCGGTGGCGGTGATCCTCCATCGCCGTTGGGCGCTGCTGCGCGGCGCTTCGGTGGGCGCCGCCGTGCTTCTCGTCCTTTCCGCCATCGCCGACGGCTGGGATTGGCCTCGGCGGTTCCTCGCCGTGGTTTCGAACCCCGAACTCCACCCCGGTCCGGACCATATGGTGACGCTCCGCAACCTCGCGTGGGTCGTTTCGGGCGGCGACAACCGTCCGTTCGAGCTGGCGCTTTCGGCTCTCGTCGCCGTGCTCTATGCGTGGCTCGCGTGGCGGATCCGCGATTTTCGGATCGCGTTTGGACTCGCCATCCCGGCCGGGCTCCTCGTCTGCCACCACGCCTACTCGCAGGATCTGCTACTGCTCCTGCTTTCGCTTTTTCTCTTCGTGCTCGCGCGGGCTTCTTCCTGGCTGCGCGGCGTCACGATCGTCGCCGTCCTGCCGCCGGCGGTCTTCATGCTGTTCTCCGGATTCCCGTACAGCACCGCTGTCCCGCTGTTGCTACTATCGATTTTGTTGGCGGCGGCGGCCAAGGATGCTCACTCTACAACAGGCTCTCCAGCAGGGCTCCAAGCTTCTTGA